The proteins below are encoded in one region of Clostridium sp. 'White wine YQ':
- the pfkA gene encoding 6-phosphofructokinase translates to MKKIAILTSGGDAPGMNAAIRAVARTAIHNGLEVVGIQRGYAGLINGELTPMDRRSVSDIIQRGGTVLRTARCLEFKKEEVRERAAKILKTYGVDALVVIGGDGSFTGAKLLSKLGVKTVGLPGTIDNDLAYTDFTIGFDTALNTVLDAINKLRDTSTSHERVSVVEVMGRNCGDLALYAGVAGGAESIIIPEKGFDRDELCRQILEGKKDGKMHNLILVAEGVGGADDLAKYIEEITGIETRATILGHIQRGGSPTAFDRVLASRLGHRAVEVLLEGKTARVIGLRNNQVIDDDIDEALAMERKFDDELFKISEALSN, encoded by the coding sequence ATGAAGAAAATAGCTATATTAACAAGTGGTGGAGATGCACCAGGAATGAATGCAGCAATAAGAGCAGTAGCAAGAACAGCAATACATAACGGACTAGAAGTAGTAGGAATACAAAGAGGATATGCAGGTCTTATTAATGGAGAACTTACTCCAATGGATAGACGTTCAGTTTCAGATATAATTCAAAGAGGTGGAACAGTTTTAAGAACAGCTAGATGTTTAGAATTTAAAAAGGAAGAAGTTAGAGAAAGAGCAGCTAAAATACTAAAGACTTATGGAGTAGATGCATTAGTTGTTATAGGTGGAGATGGATCTTTCACTGGAGCAAAACTTTTATCAAAACTAGGAGTTAAAACAGTTGGACTTCCAGGAACTATAGATAACGATCTTGCTTATACTGATTTCACTATAGGTTTTGATACAGCATTAAATACAGTTTTAGATGCAATAAACAAACTAAGAGATACTTCAACTTCTCATGAAAGAGTTTCAGTTGTAGAAGTTATGGGAAGAAATTGTGGAGATCTAGCTTTATACGCTGGTGTTGCAGGTGGAGCAGAATCAATAATAATACCTGAAAAAGGCTTTGACAGAGATGAATTATGCAGACAAATACTTGAAGGTAAAAAAGATGGAAAAATGCACAATTTAATTCTAGTTGCTGAAGGTGTTGGCGGAGCAGATGATCTAGCTAAATACATTGAAGAAATAACTGGAATAGAAACTAGAGCAACTATATTAGGACATATTCAAAGAGGTGGAAGTCCAACAGCATTTGATAGAGTACTAGCATCTAGACTTGGACATAGAGCTGTTGAAGTTTTACTAGAAGGAAAAACAGCAAGAGTTATTGGATTAAGAAACAATCAAGTAATCGATGATGATATAGATGAAGCTTTAGCTATGGAAAGAAAATTTGATGACGAATTATTTAAAATATCAGAAGCACTATCAAATTAA
- a CDS encoding DNA polymerase III subunit alpha: MEERKFCHLHLHTEYSLLDGSGKISKMINKAKELGMESIAITDHGVMYGCVNFYKEAQKAGIKAIIGCEIYVVPKSMHIKNVDSENNTHHLVLLVKNEVGYENLMKIVSQASIEGFYYKPRVDHDFLREHSEGIIASSACLGGEVSSALNNGNYEKAKEIALIYKDIFKEGFYLELQYHGLEEQKRVNAGLIKLSKETGIPLIATNDVHYIEQKDSKSHDILLCIQTGKTVDDENRMRYASDQFYLKSPEEMWDMFSYVPEALENTLKIADECNFNYEFHNSKLPKFPLEEGQDAFEYLRDVCFKGLLERYDEFKEYIETYNYQGLKVYSESHSKAKELVDRLDYELQVINQMGYVDYFLIVWDFIRFSNEHGIPTGPGRGSAAGSIVAYTLGITKIDPIKYGLIFERFLNPERVSMPDIDSDFCYERRQEVIDYVVEKYGEKNVSQIITFGTMAAKACIRDVGRAMNYSYAEVDKIAKMIPTMLGITIEKALDLNPELKALYESDERVKNLIDVSKDLEGLPRHSSTHAAGVVIASKPLVEYVPLQKNEDNIVAQFDMNTLEELGLLKMDFLGLRTLTVMNDAIKMIKENRGVDIDVDKIDLEDKEVFKMFGEGKTVGVFQFESPGMISFLKELKPDSVEDIIAGNALYRPGPMAQIPRYIENKKHSDKVSYITPELESILDVTYGVMIYQEQVMEIVRKIGGYSLGRADMVRRAMSKKKHSVMEQERKNFIFGITDENGNVEVPGCIRNGISEEAGNKIFDQMMDFASYAFNKSHSAAYSIVGYQTAYLMRYYPVEYIAATLNSIMGANEKVASYINLAESFGIEVLPPDINESFSKFTVKGDTIRFGLAAIKNVGYNVVESIVKSRKEKGNYISLQDFISKQDFSAINKRAVESLIKAGALDGFKVYRSRLLAVYEKVMDSIAGDKKRNIDGQINLFSGLEEKIESPGVNYPPINEFKKNHILAMEKEMTGLYLSGHPLDDYKESLNQQTTTTINKILATNQTLEEGMDTEINPVMESLSNRGIEDGTRVVIGGIISEVSRKVTRNNTMMAFVKIEDLTGIMEVIVFPKTLEKVNKLINTDSLVVIRGRVSISEEDVPKLLCEDITPLEKINSDKIYLKVENMEKAREINKILKILLNDFKGETPLYIFAAKERQSYRLARELWVDTEKGALEYLRKKFGEDNVKLVE, translated from the coding sequence TTGGAAGAGAGAAAATTTTGTCACTTGCATCTACATACAGAATATTCCCTTTTAGATGGATCAGGGAAAATATCTAAGATGATAAACAAGGCAAAGGAATTAGGAATGGAGTCCATAGCCATAACTGACCACGGTGTTATGTATGGTTGTGTGAATTTTTATAAAGAAGCCCAAAAGGCTGGAATTAAAGCAATTATAGGTTGTGAAATATATGTAGTTCCAAAATCTATGCATATAAAAAACGTAGATAGTGAAAATAATACACACCACCTTGTGTTACTAGTAAAGAATGAAGTAGGGTACGAGAACTTAATGAAAATAGTTTCTCAAGCTTCTATCGAAGGTTTTTATTATAAACCAAGAGTAGATCATGACTTTTTAAGAGAGCACAGTGAAGGAATAATAGCTTCTAGTGCATGCCTAGGAGGAGAAGTAAGTTCAGCTTTAAATAATGGAAATTATGAAAAAGCAAAAGAAATAGCTTTGATTTATAAAGATATATTTAAAGAAGGATTCTACTTAGAACTTCAGTATCATGGGTTAGAGGAACAAAAGAGAGTTAATGCGGGGTTAATTAAACTTTCTAAAGAAACTGGTATACCACTTATTGCGACAAATGATGTGCACTATATAGAACAAAAAGACTCAAAATCCCATGATATACTTTTATGCATACAAACTGGGAAAACAGTTGATGATGAAAACAGAATGAGATATGCTTCAGACCAATTTTATTTGAAATCTCCTGAAGAAATGTGGGATATGTTCTCATATGTTCCGGAAGCATTAGAAAATACACTTAAGATAGCTGATGAGTGTAATTTTAACTATGAATTTCATAATTCAAAGCTCCCTAAGTTTCCATTAGAAGAAGGACAGGATGCTTTCGAATATTTAAGAGATGTTTGCTTTAAAGGACTTCTTGAAAGATATGATGAATTCAAGGAATATATAGAAACATATAATTATCAGGGTTTAAAAGTCTATTCAGAAAGCCATTCTAAGGCTAAAGAATTAGTGGATAGATTAGATTATGAACTTCAAGTAATAAATCAAATGGGATACGTAGATTATTTTCTTATAGTTTGGGATTTTATTAGATTTTCAAATGAACATGGTATTCCAACAGGACCAGGTAGAGGGTCAGCAGCTGGTTCTATAGTTGCATATACCTTAGGAATTACAAAGATTGACCCAATAAAGTATGGATTGATCTTTGAAAGATTTCTTAATCCTGAGAGAGTAAGTATGCCTGATATTGACTCTGATTTCTGCTACGAAAGAAGACAGGAAGTAATTGACTATGTAGTAGAAAAGTATGGAGAAAAAAATGTATCACAAATAATTACCTTTGGAACAATGGCTGCAAAAGCCTGCATAAGAGATGTGGGAAGAGCTATGAACTATAGTTATGCAGAGGTAGATAAGATAGCTAAGATGATTCCAACAATGCTAGGAATTACGATAGAAAAAGCACTTGATTTAAATCCTGAATTAAAAGCATTATATGAAAGTGATGAGAGAGTTAAAAATCTTATTGATGTAAGTAAAGACTTAGAAGGATTACCAAGGCACTCATCTACTCATGCAGCAGGAGTTGTTATCGCATCTAAACCACTAGTGGAGTATGTTCCATTACAGAAAAATGAAGATAATATAGTAGCTCAGTTTGATATGAATACCTTAGAGGAACTTGGACTACTTAAGATGGACTTCTTAGGACTTAGAACTTTAACTGTAATGAACGATGCTATTAAGATGATTAAGGAAAATAGAGGCGTAGATATTGATGTAGATAAGATAGACTTGGAAGATAAAGAAGTTTTTAAGATGTTTGGAGAAGGTAAAACCGTAGGTGTATTCCAATTTGAATCTCCAGGAATGATAAGCTTTCTAAAAGAATTAAAACCAGATTCAGTGGAAGATATTATAGCGGGAAATGCTCTTTATAGACCAGGCCCAATGGCTCAAATACCTAGATATATTGAAAATAAGAAACATTCAGATAAAGTAAGCTATATAACACCTGAGTTAGAGAGTATACTTGATGTAACCTATGGTGTAATGATATATCAAGAACAGGTTATGGAGATAGTTAGGAAGATCGGTGGGTACTCTTTAGGACGTGCAGATATGGTTAGAAGAGCCATGTCAAAGAAAAAACATAGTGTTATGGAGCAGGAAAGAAAGAATTTTATATTTGGAATTACAGATGAAAATGGAAATGTTGAAGTTCCTGGATGTATAAGAAATGGAATATCTGAAGAAGCAGGAAATAAAATATTTGATCAAATGATGGATTTTGCTAGTTATGCATTTAATAAGAGTCACTCAGCAGCATATTCCATTGTAGGATATCAAACAGCATACTTAATGAGATACTATCCAGTAGAATACATTGCAGCAACACTAAATTCTATAATGGGAGCTAATGAAAAAGTTGCCTCATATATAAACCTTGCTGAAAGCTTTGGAATAGAAGTTTTACCTCCAGACATAAATGAAAGTTTTTCGAAATTTACTGTTAAGGGAGATACAATTAGATTTGGATTAGCTGCTATTAAAAATGTAGGCTATAACGTTGTTGAATCAATTGTAAAATCAAGAAAAGAAAAAGGTAACTATATATCACTTCAAGACTTTATAAGCAAGCAAGACTTTTCAGCTATAAATAAGAGAGCGGTAGAAAGTTTGATTAAAGCAGGGGCTCTAGACGGATTTAAAGTTTATAGATCTAGATTGCTTGCAGTATACGAAAAAGTAATGGATTCTATAGCAGGAGATAAAAAGCGAAATATAGATGGGCAAATAAATCTTTTTTCTGGGTTAGAAGAAAAAATTGAAAGTCCAGGAGTAAATTATCCTCCAATAAATGAATTTAAGAAGAATCATATATTGGCAATGGAAAAAGAAATGACAGGGTTATACTTAAGCGGTCATCCACTAGATGATTATAAGGAAAGTCTAAATCAACAGACTACAACCACCATAAATAAGATATTAGCTACAAATCAGACACTAGAAGAAGGCATGGATACTGAAATAAATCCTGTTATGGAAAGCTTAAGTAATAGAGGAATAGAAGATGGGACAAGAGTAGTAATAGGCGGAATAATTAGTGAAGTAAGCAGAAAAGTAACTAGAAATAATACCATGATGGCATTTGTTAAGATAGAGGATTTAACAGGAATTATGGAGGTTATTGTATTCCCCAAAACTCTAGAAAAGGTAAATAAATTAATAAATACAGATTCGTTAGTTGTTATAAGAGGAAGGGTAAGTATTAGTGAAGAAGATGTTCCTAAGTTACTCTGTGAAGATATAACACCTTTAGAAAAAATAAATTCAGATAAGATTTATTTGAAAGTTGAAAATATGGAAAAAGCTAGAGAGATTAATAAGATATTAAAAATTTTATTAAATGATTTTAAAGGTGAAACACCTCTTTATATATTTGCGGCAAAAGAGAGACAAAGCTATAGACTAGCGAGAGAACTTTGGGTTGATACAGAAAAAGGAGCACTTGAATATTTGAGGAAAAAATTTGGTGAAGATAATGTAAAGTTAGTTGAATAA